CTTAAGGCAACAAGCAATTCAAAAGCACTCATTTTTGAAGAAGTTTCGGCTTCAAAGATCAATCAGTCCCTTTCTGAAAATGAACCGGGATTGCTTGGCTTGTATTTTTCACAATCGGGAGAATTGTTCTATACTCCCGTTTCCGAATGTAAGGAATATGCATCGAGTCCGTTTCGGGATCATCGAAGGCTGTTGGAGCAGGTTCTCTTCCCCTTTCACTTTTTCTGGTAATTATTTTTGTGTTTAACGGTAACCGCAAGGCGTAGCTGTATAGCTTCAGCATTGCCTTGCATTTAATTCAATCATTCACACATAAAATATTTATCATGGAAAAAAGTTCAATAATTATAAATAGTATCATGTTCTTGGTAATCGCAATTCCATTAGCATTTTTAGTAATATACACCACTCAAGGTGAGAAAAGAGTAAAGAAAAAAGTGATTAAATTATGTCGGGCCAGCGGAGTCAACCTCTCTGTGTTCGATATCACGGGAAATGTAGTATTAGGACTGGATTCAGTTTCCAAAAAATTAGTGGTTTCCAACAGAAAACAGCTTGAAAACGATTTTCAAATCATCGATCTCCCAACTTTAAAAGATTGTCGAGTTAAAACAGTTAAATTAACGTCAAAAACCACAGACTGGGTAGGACTCGAACTGGTTGGAACGGATTACAATAAGGAAGTTGCATTCTATGCCGAAGACGATGAAGACAACCCTTCAACCGATTCGCAAATTTGTATCCAACAGGCCTTAAAGTGGGAAAAAATAATCAAACCCTTGTTGAAGGCTTCATAAATTAGACTGAGGGCGGTTTTTTACCGCCCTTTTTATGTATTAACATTAAAGTATAGATAGTAATCAACAAAATCTTTAATTTAGTAAATTCTTAAAGCCAAAGAATGACATTACTTATAGTTTACGCTGTTCTATCCATATTCTTTTCATTTTTGTGTTCCATATTAGAAGCTGCACTGCTCAGCTTTACACCTACTTTTATAAAATTGAAGCGCAAAGAAGGAAAGGCTTATGCGAAGACGCTGGCAGATTTTAAAAAGGATATTGACCGACCGCTTATAGCAATATTAACCATAAATACCGTCGCCCACACCGTAGGTGCCATTCTTGTAGGAGTACAGGCAGAAAAACTTCCCTATAAAGTTGAGGTCATGGGCATAAATTTGGTGGGAATTGTTTCGGCGGTAATGACGCTTCTCATTTTGATTGTTTCTGAAATAATCCCAAAGACGATAGGGGCTACCTACTGGAAGAAATTAGGTTCCTTCACGGCTATATTTCTGAATGTAATTATCTTTCCTCTAAAGTATACAGGCATTCTGTGGTTACTTTTACTTACCACAAAATTGATAGGCAAATCGGCTCATGTTAGTACGATGAGTCGGGAGGAATTTATTGCCATTACCGATGCTGCCGAACAGGAAGGGGTTTTTGAAGAAAATGAGAGTGCCGTGATTAAAAACCTGCTCATTTTCAAATCGGTTGAAGCAAAGAACGTGATGACTCCTTTTCCGGTTGTAACGAGCGAAGAAGAGACTATTTCCCTGAGTGAGTTTCATGAAGCCCACAAAAATCTGAGGTTCTCGCGTATTCCCGTTTACGAAGGTAAAAGCCACAATATTACCGGCTTTATCCTCCGGGACGATCTGCTTGAAGAAATTGTGGAAGAACACGGGGATAAACTGTTACGTGATATAAGGCGTGAAATAACGGTTGTTCAGGAAGAAACTCCTATCCCTTCATTGTTCGATACCTTTATCAAACAGCGAGCTCACATAGCCTTGGTGGTAGACGATTTTGGCAATACCACAGGCATTGTAACCATGGAAGATATCATTGAAACTCTTCTGGGGCTGGAAATTATGGACGAAAGTGATGATATTGAAGATATGCAGGCTCAGGCAAGAAAAAACTGGGAACGGCGAGCAAAACGTATGGGAATAGCAGTACAAGATTATACAGAAGACGAGAACGAATAAATGGAAACCTCCTTTTTACAAAGCCCTATCGGTATCATAAAAATCACCGGTGATAGCAGTGGTATAAGATCGGTTGAATTTACGGATGCTTCCGAAATAATTGCTGCTGAAATTCCTTCGGAATTATTCGAAGCAACCACACAACTCACCGAATACTTTGAAGGAAAACGCTCCCAATTCGATCTTCAGCTCTCTCCTGAAGGAACCGAATTTCAGAAAAAAGTATGGCATCTTTTAACCACAATTCCCTTCGGGAAAACAAGCTCCTATCAGGAAATAGCCAATAAATTAGGAGATCCCAAGGTCATTCGTGCCGCAGCTTCGGCAAATGGCAAAAATCCTATTGCGATTATTATTCCCTGTCATCGGGTTATAGGCAGTGACGGCTCTTTGACAGGATATGCCGGAGGGTTGCATCGTAAAAAATGGTTGCTGGAGCACGAAAATCCGGTAAAACAGCAATCTCTATTTTAGTATGAAACGTTTTTTAAAATGGTTCGCGGGTTTCCTCATCGCTATTGTTGCGCTCTTGTACATCACCGATTATGAGTATATTCTAAAAGGGATGCGGATAGTTTATCTTACAGGACATTCTACCGCGTTTATCGACGACCATAGCTACTTTGAAAATGATACAATTGCGGCCAGTGTCCAACCTCAACCCTGGCCTTTACATGCAAATTACAATTTAGAAAAAGCAACTGAAAAACTAGTTGAAACGAACGAAGCGCTTGGTACTGTTGCGTTCCTTATTATTAAAAACGATAGTATCTGGTTTGAAGAATACGCAAACAACTATGGAGCCGCTTCACAAACCAATTCGTTTTCCATGGCCAAGAGTATTACTTCGGCCTTGTTGGGAAAGGCAATTCAAGAGCGTTATATAAAAAGTCTGGAACAACCGGTTAGTGATTTTTACCCTCAATTTAAAGAAAGTGGGATGACCGTTGGCGATTTGTCATCGATGGCTTCGGGCCTAAATTGGGACGAATCGTATAAGAGTCCGTTTAGCGTTACGGCTCGTTCCTATTACGCCGATAATCTAGCCAAAACCATTCTCAATTTAAAAGTTACTGAGTCCCCGGGCCGGCAATACACCTATTTAAGCGGAAATACACAACTACTGGGAATGGTTCTGGAAACAGCAACTCAAAAGAGACTAGCGGCGTATTTATCTGAAAGCTTTTGGAAGCCCATGGGATTTGAGCAACCGGCACTCTGGCAGGTAGACGACGCCAAACATCGCTTGGTAAAAGCCTATTGTTGTATTGCCGGGAACGCACGGGATTTTGCTCGTTTCGGGAAATTGTACAAAGATTTCGGTAAGTGGAACGGACAACAACTTATAGATTCTGTCTTTGCGGCAAAGTCGATTACCCCTCGCTTTGAAGAAAGCCCAGAATACGGATACGGGTTTTGGTTGAGCAATCATTTGGATAAAAAAATATTTGTGATGCGCGGCATTTTAGGACAATATGTAATAACCATTCCCGAAGACAATATAATTATTGTTAGACTTGGACACAATCGCGGAGTGAGATCCGAAAAACCTTTTAGTGACGATTTCTACATTTTTGTTGAAGAAGCCTATAAGATGCTGGAAAAAAATTCGTAAATATTTTGTAGTTTTAAGGGCGCTCCCCGATTATTTTTCACACTATGCTTACAAAAATTAACTTGGAACATATCCTCTTTCTGGATATTGAAACGGTTCCGCAGCACGAAGATTTTAACGATCTGGAACCCGTTGCACAATCGTTATGGGAACACAAAACGCAGTATCAACGCAAAGAGGATTTTACTGCAGAAGAATTCTACGACCGGGCCGGAATTTGGGCCGAATTTGGTAAGATTATCTGTATTTCGGTGGGATATTTTAAGATTGCCGGCGAAACCAGGAATTTTAGAGTGACGAGTTTCCACGGAGAAGAAGTAACTATTCTAAAAGAATTTAAAGTGCTTTTGGAGACTCATTTCAGCAGACCCCACCATGTGTTGTGTGCTCATAACGGGAAGGAGTTCGACTTTCCTTACATCGCCCGCAGAATGATTATTAACTGTATTGACATTCCGTTTAAATTAAATCTCTTCGGAAAAAAACCATGGGAAATTCCGCATTTGGACACCATGGAGCTTTGGAAATTCGGCGATTACAAAACATTTACCTCCTTAAAATTAATGGCTCATGTTTTGGGAATACCTTCTCCAAAAGATGATATTGACGGTAGCGAAGTTCGCAATGTATACTATAATGAAAAAGACATTGATCGAATAATTACTTACTGCGAAAAAGATACCACCACGGTTGCGCAATTATTTTTAAGGCTTCGGAATGAGCCTATTTTAGAAGAATCTGAGGTTTTGTCGGTGTAATTTCCGAAGCATATAAATCTTTTCAGAATAGTGCCGAAGGTTGTATATCAGTAAAAAGATGTAGTTTTACAACATATAATAAAAATTTAAGACTATGAAAACGATTGCCATTTCCTTTAAAAAAATAGCTGTAATCCTATGTTTGATTACTGTGCCTATGCTAATTTCTTGCAAAGACGACGCAAAAACTAAAGAAACAACTACCGAGGTTACTCCCGTAAAAAATACCACCCAGGAAAAAGCAGCAACTCCTGCATCGGGTGAAGCTATAACTATAAATCCTGCACACGGACAGCCCGGGCATCGTTGTGATTTACCGGTAGGTGCACCTTTAAATTCGGAAGCAACGCCAACTAATACAAATAGCGGCTCGCCTGTGATCAAAGCGACAGGTACTACCGGGAATTTGAATCCACCTCACGGACAACCGGGACATCGTTGCGACATAAATGTTGGAGATCCATTATAATCTACTACCTTTTAGAAAAAGCAAAAAGCCTCGCGATATAAAATCGCGAGGCTTTTTTCATCCTAATTAAATATTAAACTATTCTTTTACAAAGCGTTCGATGAATTTTTCTGCGCCTGCATTTACTTGAATAATGTACATTCCACTTTCCAGTGTACTTACATCTACTCGGTTGTTAAATGCTCCTTTACTCACCACCTGTCCAATTAAATTATAGATCACATAATCTGTTGGAGTAGCTTCCAAGACATCTACATTCAGTACATTTCCTTGCACCGGATTTGGATGAATGCTCATTACTGCATTACTAGCTGCAGTGGTTTCGCCACCCATAATCCCTTGAATTGGATTGGTTCCCGGAATTACTACAATGTAATCTTCCACTTCGCCATAGGTAAACGACTCACAAGCGGTAGGAATGCCGTTGTATTTCATAGAAACACGCATTCTGGTTGGTCCTGAAGAAGCACTTCCCGGAGGTGTGAAACTTCCCGAGACCGGTGTTGCAGTCGTGGCAGCACGAGAATAAACCAATTCTCCGCTATCTGCAAAGTCTCCATCACGGTTATAATCAATCCATACAGCATATCCTTCAGAATAAACCGTGCCTGTCCAGGCCGGAGTTATGGTAATAGTATTACTTCCCGAGCTTAAAGTAGTGGAAAGCGATGTATAATTACCATATCCACCTGCCGAAGCTCCGGTTGCATTGTTTATACTTCCTATTTGTACTCTTTGAAT
This genomic stretch from Ulvibacter sp. MAR_2010_11 harbors:
- a CDS encoding serine hydrolase, with translation MKRFLKWFAGFLIAIVALLYITDYEYILKGMRIVYLTGHSTAFIDDHSYFENDTIAASVQPQPWPLHANYNLEKATEKLVETNEALGTVAFLIIKNDSIWFEEYANNYGAASQTNSFSMAKSITSALLGKAIQERYIKSLEQPVSDFYPQFKESGMTVGDLSSMASGLNWDESYKSPFSVTARSYYADNLAKTILNLKVTESPGRQYTYLSGNTQLLGMVLETATQKRLAAYLSESFWKPMGFEQPALWQVDDAKHRLVKAYCCIAGNARDFARFGKLYKDFGKWNGQQLIDSVFAAKSITPRFEESPEYGYGFWLSNHLDKKIFVMRGILGQYVITIPEDNIIIVRLGHNRGVRSEKPFSDDFYIFVEEAYKMLEKNS
- a CDS encoding methylated-DNA--[protein]-cysteine S-methyltransferase produces the protein METSFLQSPIGIIKITGDSSGIRSVEFTDASEIIAAEIPSELFEATTQLTEYFEGKRSQFDLQLSPEGTEFQKKVWHLLTTIPFGKTSSYQEIANKLGDPKVIRAAASANGKNPIAIIIPCHRVIGSDGSLTGYAGGLHRKKWLLEHENPVKQQSLF
- a CDS encoding CNNM domain-containing protein; its protein translation is MTLLIVYAVLSIFFSFLCSILEAALLSFTPTFIKLKRKEGKAYAKTLADFKKDIDRPLIAILTINTVAHTVGAILVGVQAEKLPYKVEVMGINLVGIVSAVMTLLILIVSEIIPKTIGATYWKKLGSFTAIFLNVIIFPLKYTGILWLLLLTTKLIGKSAHVSTMSREEFIAITDAAEQEGVFEENESAVIKNLLIFKSVEAKNVMTPFPVVTSEEETISLSEFHEAHKNLRFSRIPVYEGKSHNITGFILRDDLLEEIVEEHGDKLLRDIRREITVVQEETPIPSLFDTFIKQRAHIALVVDDFGNTTGIVTMEDIIETLLGLEIMDESDDIEDMQAQARKNWERRAKRMGIAVQDYTEDENE
- a CDS encoding 3'-5' exonuclease, translated to MLTKINLEHILFLDIETVPQHEDFNDLEPVAQSLWEHKTQYQRKEDFTAEEFYDRAGIWAEFGKIICISVGYFKIAGETRNFRVTSFHGEEVTILKEFKVLLETHFSRPHHVLCAHNGKEFDFPYIARRMIINCIDIPFKLNLFGKKPWEIPHLDTMELWKFGDYKTFTSLKLMAHVLGIPSPKDDIDGSEVRNVYYNEKDIDRIITYCEKDTTTVAQLFLRLRNEPILEESEVLSV